The nucleotide sequence TCACTGACGGAAAGGCCGGTGCGGCCGAGCGTGCGATATTTCATAAAAACTATTTCCGGATTACGGGTTAAGGGCGGCGGCGATGCGGTCGCGGGCGGCAGCGACGAAGGCTGCGGCATACGTGCGACCTTTCTCGGTGCTGGCCGGGCGGGGGTCCGGTCCCCAGACCGCGTCGTCGGCGAGCGTGGGCTCGCGATCCGCCGGCAGTCGAGTCAGGTCGACACAATCCGGATCCGTGGCCATCAGCAGCGACACCTCACCGAGGGCGGCGTGGTTGACGACGAACAACTCCGGGGAAACCAGATCGGTCTCGGACGTGGCGATCACGTGTGTGGCCGGATGGCGCTCATGGGCGGCGGCGGCCTCTTCTTTGATGATGTCGTAGTGCGGTTGGCCCACGTGGCCGCACAGGGCAAACACCACGCGGAAACCTTCGTCGGCGAGCTGATCAAAGTGTTCGCGGGCGAGTCCCCGCAGCAGCGATTCGCTGAAGTCGAGCGAGTGGCGGGGAAACTTCAGGTCGGGCGCCGTTTTGATCGTATTGGCCGCCACGTAAACGGGGGGCAGCACGAGTCCGCCTGCCTCTGCGGCCAGAGCTTGGCAGAGACCGTGGGCCTTGAGGCCATCGAGGCCCACGGCGGCGTGGTGGCCGTGGTATTCGAGCGCGCCCCACGGTAGATACACCACCGGGTGAGCGGTGGCGATGCGTTCGATCTCCGCCGGCATCAACCGTTCATAGCAACCCCAGCGGGACGAGGCAGTGGAAGTGGGCGGTGGCATAGCCCCAAGGGGGTTGGCCGACGCAGGTTCGGGCAAGTTGAAAGATCATGAAAATTCGGGCCGCCCGGGCGGAGGGCGGAACCGGGGAAATGGGTGGAACTTCGTAGGGGCCGGTTACGTAAGCTTCGGACGAAATTGAACTTAAGGTTCCGGCGGAGAGCCCGAATTGAAACAGGAGGAACGTCGTCACTGGACGCCCCGCAGACGTCGCTAACTTTAACCCAACCTGACATGAATGTATCGCAGTTCCAATGGAGTGAGTCGACCGGTTGGTCGCCTGTCGCCCCGCCTCACGTTGGTTCGTCCCAGTCGATTTTGATCACGGTGTTTGGAGCACCGAACGTCCTGGCTCGACCGCAGGTGTTGTCCCAGTTGGTCGAAAAGTATCCGGAGGGGATCATCGTGGGATGTTCGACGGCGGGGGAGATCGTCGATGTGGCGGTGAAGGATGATTCCGCGGTCGCCACCGTGATGGCGTTTGAGAAATCACTGGTGGAGGTGGCGCGCACCTCATTGCACGCGGCCAATGAGAGTTTTGATGCCGGCAAGCTGCTCGCGAATCGCCTGCCGCGAACGATGACAAGTGACGCGGGTGCGGTGATGCCGTTGAAGCACGTTTTCGTGCTTTCCGATGGGCTGGTGGTCAACGGGACGGCGTTGGTGGCCGGATTGACCAAGGGGTTGCCGACCGACGTATCGGTGACCGGAGGTTTGGCAGGTGATGGGGCGCGGTTTGCCAAGACGGTGGTGGTTGATGGCGGCGAATTGCATGAGCATGCCGTGGTCGCGGTCGGTCTTTACGGCGAAGCTTTGCAAATCGGTTTCGGATCGTTGGGCGGTTGGGATCCGTTCGGGCCGGAACGTTTGGTGACGAAGGCCCAGGACAATGTGCTCTATGAGTTCGACGGGCGGTCCGCTCTGGAAGTTTACAAACACTATCTGGGGCGGCACGCGGCGGACCTGCCGGCGTCTGCGCTGTTGTTTCCGATGAGTCTGCGGATGCCGTGGGGCGGCGATCCGTTGGTGCGCACGGTGCTGGGAATCGACGAAACCAGCCAGAGCATGACTTTCGCCGGCGATGTGCCGGAAGGTGCCTATGCCCGATTAATGAAGGCCAATTTTGATCGGCTGATCGACGGGGCCGCCGATGCCGCCCGAACCAGCGTGGCGGCCTTGAATGACGGAACGGCGGAGGTGGCGCTTTTGATCAGTTGCGTGGGACGGAAACTTCTCCTGCGGCAACGCATCGAGGAAGAAGTGGAAGGCGTTCGGGAAGTGCTCGGCCCCCGTCCCACGTTGGCCGGTTTTTACTCTTATGGTGAGATTTCGCCGTTTTCGGCCGGGGCCTCCTGCGAACTGCACAACCAAACCATGACGATAACGACCTTGCGGGAGGTATGAGCAACCGACCAACGAGACATTCGCTGTTACGCCGTCAGTTGGGGCGTTGCTATCCCGATGGGGTGCCGACCGATGCGGACTGGGACGTGTTTGTGGCCACCGTCGATCGGTCCTACGGGGAATTCGATGATGATCGCCGCATGTTGGAACGCTCATTGGACCTGAGTTCGGAGGAACTCGTCAGGGCCAACGGTGAGATGCGGGCATTGTTTCAGGCTCTGCCGGATATTCTGGTGCGGGTATCGGGGGACGGCACCATTCTGGACGGTCGCGCCGGAGAGTTTTGCGCGATGAACATCGATTCACCCGCGTTGCGTGGGCAAAATCTTGCGTCGGCTCCGTTTCCGTCCGCCGGCGTTGTGCTCATGAATGCGCTGCTCGCGACTGCGACGGCTCGCGCCGCTCAAACGGTCGAGTTTCAAGTCGGCACTCTCGCCGTCGAAGCGCGCCTGGTGCCCGCCACCTCGCAGGAAGTCGTGGTGATTTTCCGGGATGTTTCCGTCCGCCGGCGCAGTGAAATTCTGCAGTCCGACCAACAAGAGATTTTGGAAATGCTGGCGATTGGACGGCAAATGGAGCCGGCGTTGGAGCGGATCGTGCGCATGGTGGTGCGTCAGGGTGGTTGCGCGGGTGGGGCGATTCATCTGCTCGACGTGGCGACCAATCGCTTGAATCTGGTGACGGCGCCGGACCTGAGTGCGGAGGCGAGAATCGGTTGGGAGCAGGTGGTCGCAAGAGCCAGCGTCGGCGGAGTTTTTGGCGTAGCCGTGGAAACGCGCCAACCGGCGATTGTTTTCGGTGACGACGCCGAGTCCGGCGACGCCGAATTGTTCGCCTCATTGGGTGGCATGCGGCCGGAGATACGGGCGTGTCGGGTCGTGCCTATCATGGCGCAGGACCACCGGGTTCTCGGCACGTTTCTGACCTTCCACCACGACACGGCGACACCGGGAGAGTGGAACCACCGCACGGTCGAACTCGGGGTGCGTCTGGCCGTGATGGCGATCAATCAACATCACCACGAAGAAGAGATCAGGCAGATGCAAAAAATGGAGGCGGTGGGGCAGTTGGCCGGCGGCGTCGCCCATGATTTCAATAACATTTTGACCGTGATTCGGGGGAATCTGGGGCTGCTGCAAATGGGCGGGACCGTGGAGGAAGACACGTATTCGTTGAATGAAGCGACCAGCGCGGTGGATCGCGCGGCGTCGTTGACGCGACAGCTGCTGACGTTTGGTCGCCGCAGCCCGATCAGCCGTCGCTGGGTGGATCTGAACGAGATCGTGGTGCAACTCTCGAAAATGCTTCGTCGCATGATTGGTGAGAACATCACGCTCGAACTCGACTTGACCCCGGAGCGCTGTGCCGTGTTGGCCGACGCTGGAATGATGGAGCAGGTGCTGATGAATTTTGCGGTGAATGCGCGAGATGCGATCGACGGCGGCGGGCACTTGCGGATCGCGACCGCCGTGAAACAGTCCCGCCCCACCCAAGTCGGCGGGGCTTCGCCCACTCAGGTGATCCTGTCGGTTTCCGACAACGGCTGCGGAATTCCGAAGGAAGTGATCGACCACATCTATGAACCATTTTTTACCACCAAGCCCGTGGGGCAGGGCACCGGTCTGGGGTTGGCCACTGTCTTTTCCATCGTGCGTGAACACGGCGGGACGTTGGAAGTGAACAGTGTCGAGGGCGAAGGCACGACGTTCGTGGTGAAACTCGACCGCCTGAATGAAAGTGATTCAGCAGCGGAGGCCGAAAATCAGCGATGGGACGTGCGAGGCGGGGCGATATCCGGTCTGCTGGCTTCCCCCGCCCGGGTGCTTCTGGTGGAGGACGAATCGTCCGTGCGAGCTTTGGTGTTTCGGATTTTGAAGAAATTGGGAGCTCAGGTCGTCATGGCTCAAAACGGCAACGAAGCCACGCGGTTGTGGGAGGAGGGCGGGCGGCGATTTGATTT is from Synoicihabitans lomoniglobus and encodes:
- a CDS encoding FIST signal transduction protein, which codes for MNVSQFQWSESTGWSPVAPPHVGSSQSILITVFGAPNVLARPQVLSQLVEKYPEGIIVGCSTAGEIVDVAVKDDSAVATVMAFEKSLVEVARTSLHAANESFDAGKLLANRLPRTMTSDAGAVMPLKHVFVLSDGLVVNGTALVAGLTKGLPTDVSVTGGLAGDGARFAKTVVVDGGELHEHAVVAVGLYGEALQIGFGSLGGWDPFGPERLVTKAQDNVLYEFDGRSALEVYKHYLGRHAADLPASALLFPMSLRMPWGGDPLVRTVLGIDETSQSMTFAGDVPEGAYARLMKANFDRLIDGAADAARTSVAALNDGTAEVALLISCVGRKLLLRQRIEEEVEGVREVLGPRPTLAGFYSYGEISPFSAGASCELHNQTMTITTLREV
- a CDS encoding creatininase family protein, yielding MPPPTSTASSRWGCYERLMPAEIERIATAHPVVYLPWGALEYHGHHAAVGLDGLKAHGLCQALAAEAGGLVLPPVYVAANTIKTAPDLKFPRHSLDFSESLLRGLAREHFDQLADEGFRVVFALCGHVGQPHYDIIKEEAAAAHERHPATHVIATSETDLVSPELFVVNHAALGEVSLLMATDPDCVDLTRLPADREPTLADDAVWGPDPRPASTEKGRTYAAAFVAAARDRIAAALNP
- a CDS encoding ATP-binding protein; its protein translation is MSNRPTRHSLLRRQLGRCYPDGVPTDADWDVFVATVDRSYGEFDDDRRMLERSLDLSSEELVRANGEMRALFQALPDILVRVSGDGTILDGRAGEFCAMNIDSPALRGQNLASAPFPSAGVVLMNALLATATARAAQTVEFQVGTLAVEARLVPATSQEVVVIFRDVSVRRRSEILQSDQQEILEMLAIGRQMEPALERIVRMVVRQGGCAGGAIHLLDVATNRLNLVTAPDLSAEARIGWEQVVARASVGGVFGVAVETRQPAIVFGDDAESGDAELFASLGGMRPEIRACRVVPIMAQDHRVLGTFLTFHHDTATPGEWNHRTVELGVRLAVMAINQHHHEEEIRQMQKMEAVGQLAGGVAHDFNNILTVIRGNLGLLQMGGTVEEDTYSLNEATSAVDRAASLTRQLLTFGRRSPISRRWVDLNEIVVQLSKMLRRMIGENITLELDLTPERCAVLADAGMMEQVLMNFAVNARDAIDGGGHLRIATAVKQSRPTQVGGASPTQVILSVSDNGCGIPKEVIDHIYEPFFTTKPVGQGTGLGLATVFSIVREHGGTLEVNSVEGEGTTFVVKLDRLNESDSAAEAENQRWDVRGGAISGLLASPARVLLVEDESSVRALVFRILKKLGAQVVMAQNGNEATRLWEEGGRRFDLLVTDMIMPGGTTGFDIARSFQAEHPRLKVIICSGYSTQLAEASNLISPTWQVMAKPFDIDELMKTLRIALSAER